AGTACAGGCTGTCCCTGGGAATTTACCTTGTTTACAGGGGACATAACCACGCCGTAGCCGTGGGTGTATTTAAGGTGTTTATTTATCCATGTCTTAGCATGATCCGTGAGATCGGGAATAGACATCTCTCTGGCAGACAAAAACACCTGGGTGTATTTCCCGGAAATATCATACCTGTCTATATCGATATCGTTAAATTTGTAATAAAGCCTTATACCTTGCAGCTGATTGTAAACCTGATTAACAGGCCTATAGTCGTTGATCCTTATATTTTCAATGGTATCCACGTTGTCTCCTAAAGATTTTGCCGTTAAATTCTCTTTATAATTAAATTCTATCCTCTTTACTTTATCTATTCCAAATCCTTTTTGTGTATACTGAATATTGTATCTTATATAAGGCATCTCCTTGGTCAGCTCATTAGGCGACACCACAAGCTGCTGGACAATTGCGGCGATTACGCCAGACACAACGATTACAGCTACCATCGTTACAGGCCCTATGGCAATTATCTTAAGGCTTCTCCTCAAAGCTCCGACTAAAAACAATATGCCGGCTAAAACCGATACTATCATTAAAACCCTGTAAGCAACAAGTGTCACATGGACATCCGTATAACCAGCCCCAAACACTATTCCCCTCGGTGAGTAAACCAGGTCAAACGCCTTTAAGTAATACCTTAGAGCAAATAGCACGAAAAGCAAAAAGCCGAATATAGCGATCCTAGCGATGAGTATATTAAGGATATCTTTATTTGAATAAGCTTCAAGTACAGAGTCATCATCAGAAAGCCTGTAAAAGCGAGTACTATCAGACATGTACATAATGGCATACAACAGCGCGGTTATAATAGCTAGAACGACCAGCAAGGCTGTTACAAAGCCCAGGACACCCTGTATAAAGGGCAACTTGAACATGTAAAGGCTTATGTCCTTATGAAACAGTGGATCATATAAATTAAAATCCACAGCGTTAAAATAGGACAAAGCTTTGCTCCAAAGGCTGTTTGCCAGGCTTACCGATGATATAAGGGAAATGATGAAAGAAGCTACGACAATGGCAAAATTGTACCCTTTAAACTCGTTTCCATTGTTATAATCAGTGCTAAACCTTATAAAGTCCCTTTTGACCTTTTGCAGGTAGGAAAACACCACCAGGAATACAACGATAAATACAGGTACGCCGATTTTTAACTCGGCGATATACCTCGTAAAGAATACCTTCGTATATCCCAGTTCTTTAAACCACTGGTAATCAATTATTAGGCCAGAAAGGGACAAAATCAAAAATACCAGCACCACAAAAAGGGCTATAACAGAAGACACTAGCAATTTTCTTCCGCTGATCATAATATCTTCCTCTCATGATATTTAATAAAAAAAGATCCTCCAATCGGATCTTATGTGGCGGAGAAGGAGGGACTTGAACCCTCGCGCCGGGTTATCCCCGACCTACAGTCTTAGCAGGACCGCCCCTTCACCAACTTGGGTACTTCTCCTCGTTTTTAATTTTCACTGGCGGAGAGGGTGGGATTCGAACCCACGGCCCTTTCGGGTCACTAGTTTTCAAGACTAGCTCCTTAAACCGCTCGGACACCTCTCCGTCCACGGCACTATACAGTATATCACATCTTATATTACATGTCAATATTCTACCTTATCTCTTTTACCCCTCCCATATAGCCGTGAAGCACTTCAGGTATTTCTACAGAACCATCTGCCCTCTGATAATTCTCCAAAATAGCTGCCACTGTCCTCCCTATAGCCACTCCCGAACCGTTGAGGGTATGAACGTATTCCGGCTTTGCCTTTGGAGAAGGCCTGTACCTGATCTCTGCTCTCCTGGCCTGAAAGTCTTCAAAATTGCTGCATGAGGATATTTCTACGTACCTGCCATAACTGGGCATCCATACTTCCAGATCGTATTTTTTTGCCGCAGTAAACCCCAGGTCAGCGGTACTGATTGCTACCACCCTGTACGGAATTTTCAGCAACTGAAGGACTTCCTCCGCATCAGCCACCAGCTTTTCCAGCTCCTCGTAAGAGTTTTCAGGCTTCACGAATTTTACCAGCTCTACTTTGTTAAACTGATGCTGCCTTATAAGTCCCCTGGTGTCCTTCCCCGCGGCTCCTGCCTCAGCCCTAAAACACGCACTATATGCCACATGGTATATAGGAAGCTTATCTCCATCTATTATACTCTCCCTGTACATATTGGTTACAGGAACTTCTGCGGTAGGTATCAAAAAGTAATCAGTACCCACCACCTTAAAGGCATCATCCTCAAATTTAGGAAGCTGTCCCGTACCTATCATGCTGTTTCTGTGCACCATAAAAGGCGGAAATACCTCTGTATAGCCGTGCTTGGTGGTATGGAGGTCCAACATAAAGTTTATCAAGCTTCGCTCTAATCTGGCACCCAATCCCTTATAAAATACAAACCTAGATCCCGTAACCTTAGACGCAGTGGGAAAATCTAATATCCCCAACCTTTCGCCTATTTCCCAATGGGGCTTTGGGTCAAAGTCAAAAGCCGTAGGCTCACCCCACCGCCTTACTTCCACGTTGTCCTCTTCGCTCCTACCCACAGGGACACTCTCATGGGGTATATTGGGTATATTGAGAAGAAGGTCGTTGAGCTCAGCCTCCACCTCATTTAGCTGCCCTTCCATTTCCTTTATCCTTTGGGATACCTCTTTCATCTCTTTAATCTTTTCATCAGCGCTTTTACCTTCTTTTTTCAACCGCGCTATTTCTTCAGATTCGTCATTTCTCAACTTCTTCAGATTTTCCACGTCGTACAACAGTTCTCTTCTCTTTTGATCCAATTCCAAAAATCGATCCAGCTTTTCCGTCCCCTCACCTCTTTTGATAAGCGCCTCCCTCAGCTCATCGGGATTGTTTCTTATCCTCTTTATATCCAGCACCTAACATCCCTCCTGCCTTAGTTTATCTGATTTTCAATTAAAAAAGATCTCACCCACTAAGGGACGAGATCTCCCGCGTTGCCACCCTAATTGGCTTAACATCAGCTAAGCCCTCTTTACGCATAACGGAACTCTCCGTTTGCACCTACTAGATTCAGCGCAAATGCTCCAGAACGGACTTCAATACAGCCAGCACCTGTTCGCACCGACCACAGGCTCTCTTAAACCGCGCTGTATCTACTTCTTTCCTTCATCGCATTTAACCGTATCAACTTAAACTATATAATATCATAAACATAATTTTTGTCAATATTCATCTCGAAATAAAGCGCTGCTTTTGGTATAATAAAAATATCCTACGCAAAAGGAGTGTTTCAATGGACAAAGACAAATACACACAGCTATATCATAGATATATGGTTTACGTTATCATCGCATTTGTCACATACCTGATTTTGTTTAAACTATTGCCCGCTCTATTGCCTTTCATAGTCGCCGCGATTCTCGCCATCGTCATCGATCCTGCAGTGGAATTCCTGGAAAAGAAATTAAAAATACCCCGTGGACTCGCAGTAGCCGTAACCATGCTATCTATATTCGGGTTTATCCTGTTTTTAATCGCCATAGCCACAACCCAGATAATATCAGAACTTCAGCGGTTGCTGGGGATACTTCCTGCATACTTTAACTCAGCCAGCAAGGACTTAAACACCATGATCTTAAATATCCAGGATCTTTACGCAGGATTGCCTAAAAACGTCACCGACATTATTCAAAGCAATATAGGCAATGTGGTCAACACATTGTACGGGATAGCAAAAGCCAGTATAAACTATACGATAAACCTATTTAGCAATATCCCTCATATGTTTATGATATCCATGATCACATTAATCGCCACTTTTTTCATGAGTAAAGACAAAAACATTATAGTGCCTTTTTTATTAAAGCAAATACCTAAAAAGTGGGCTGCAAACACCCACAACATAAAAACAGACCTGTTTAAAACGCTATTTGGGTTTTTAAGAGCAGAGTTGACCATAATCCTTTTGACATTCATTGAGTGTTCCATCGGTTTACTGATCATAGGATTTGATTACGCGTTTTTAATGGGGTTAATCGTGAGCGTTGTAGATGCCCTTCCTATTATAGGAAGCGGTTCTGTCTTAATTCCATGGGCTCTTATAGTGATATTTATATACAAAAATGTAAAGGTAGGAATATACCTGATAATACTGTACGCGATAATAATAATCTTAAGGCAGTTAATGGAACCCCATATCGTAGGCAGCAGCATAGGACTTCACCCTCTTGTCACGCTGTTGAGCATGTATCTAGGACTTAAGTTTATGGGTTTTATCGGATTGTTTATGGGGCCAGCTATAGTGATACTCGTTAAAACCATGCAAAAAGCAGGCCTTATACCGTCATTTAAAACGTAAAAAAGCGCCGCTGACACGGCGCTTTTGTCATCTGGCGTTCTTTATACCTACTCCTGCAGCGCTGAGGTTTTTGCAGCTGATTTGCGCGCTCTCCAATGGCGACTTTTCAAAATCCTCCTGTTCCACGATATACCACTCAATTCCCAATTCTCCAGCGGCATTGAATATATCCCTAAAGTTAATTGTGCCGTTTAAAATCTCGGTATCTTTACCTGTTTTTTCATCCAGGTCTTTCAGGTGGATTATCGGCAACCTACCAGCGTACTTTTTTACGTAAGCCACAGGATC
The genomic region above belongs to Caldanaerobius polysaccharolyticus DSM 13641 and contains:
- the ytvI gene encoding sporulation integral membrane protein YtvI is translated as MDKDKYTQLYHRYMVYVIIAFVTYLILFKLLPALLPFIVAAILAIVIDPAVEFLEKKLKIPRGLAVAVTMLSIFGFILFLIAIATTQIISELQRLLGILPAYFNSASKDLNTMILNIQDLYAGLPKNVTDIIQSNIGNVVNTLYGIAKASINYTINLFSNIPHMFMISMITLIATFFMSKDKNIIVPFLLKQIPKKWAANTHNIKTDLFKTLFGFLRAELTIILLTFIECSIGLLIIGFDYAFLMGLIVSVVDALPIIGSGSVLIPWALIVIFIYKNVKVGIYLIILYAIIIILRQLMEPHIVGSSIGLHPLVTLLSMYLGLKFMGFIGLFMGPAIVILVKTMQKAGLIPSFKT
- the serS gene encoding serine--tRNA ligase, with amino-acid sequence MLDIKRIRNNPDELREALIKRGEGTEKLDRFLELDQKRRELLYDVENLKKLRNDESEEIARLKKEGKSADEKIKEMKEVSQRIKEMEGQLNEVEAELNDLLLNIPNIPHESVPVGRSEEDNVEVRRWGEPTAFDFDPKPHWEIGERLGILDFPTASKVTGSRFVFYKGLGARLERSLINFMLDLHTTKHGYTEVFPPFMVHRNSMIGTGQLPKFEDDAFKVVGTDYFLIPTAEVPVTNMYRESIIDGDKLPIYHVAYSACFRAEAGAAGKDTRGLIRQHQFNKVELVKFVKPENSYEELEKLVADAEEVLQLLKIPYRVVAISTADLGFTAAKKYDLEVWMPSYGRYVEISSCSNFEDFQARRAEIRYRPSPKAKPEYVHTLNGSGVAIGRTVAAILENYQRADGSVEIPEVLHGYMGGVKEIR